The following DNA comes from Anopheles coustani chromosome 2, idAnoCousDA_361_x.2, whole genome shotgun sequence.
TCCACCATTGATTAAGGTGCGCGATGACCGCGTGTTGAAAGCGGGAATAGGAATGCGGCCTGGTCCATTCGACGAACCGAAGATAATCTACGATCAGCAAGATATTGAGCTGCTGGATGTTACGGACAGCGTAACATTGGACGATGTGCGACGGGTTTTCGTTAATGTGGCTGATGACAACATTGAGGGTTCCGGTGGGGATGAACCGCAAAAAGAGCCGGAAGTTGTAACGGAGACGCGCGAAGAGATCCTCATTCACGTCTCGCAGCAGAAACCACTAAGAATTGTGGATTCGAAGCAAGCCTTAGAAGAGAGTGATGTGGAGGAACAGGGACCTTTGAAGCATCTGGACGCAAAAACATTGTACGACCTGTTGGAAGGTGAAACGAGAGAGCAAGGAGTGCGGAAGTATTTCGAGAACCATCCGGATGAAATTATTCTGTCGTCACCGGAATACCCCAACCCGTACCCGctggaatggaatgaaatgaagaAGTAAGTGAtatattttgtcaacattaGGGCACACTTGGTCGAGAAATATTATTGTTAATTGTTATTTAACAATTTGTAGTTATAAtatcatttttttacaaattcagGTTAATTACGTAGATGATTTCAAGTTTAAAATATTCTGCTCTTATATTCGTAGTGAAATTCACAtggatttataaaatttcataagccagttgattttttttttacaaaaaaacttaaacttttctTAGCGTTCACATTGTTTTTCACGTTAGTGTTATAAACTGCACCATAAAGCATACTCAATATTGCATGATTAAAGAACCTCCCACCCAAAGATATTGGGTTGAAAGTGGATTAATATGAAAgatattatattactttctttactgctttttttcttattttttgtaatgtttCCTCAGCTTGAAATGTAACATACATTCTTCTGGTTTAATATTTTCTACTTGgccaaatttttattttgacttGTAATTAGagaattgaatgaaattaaCTAAAATTTATAGATTGACTGATTGACATTTagaattgaaacatttttaaaaaagtatcACAAATTTTGTCATATTAAAACTTATGTCAGATAATTTCCTGTGGAGAATTCTTTAAAAGAGATCACAAGAACAAACAAGAACATAAATTTTGTGAGGTTGCTTGATCAAAAAAGACATTCAATAAGCGAAGGACAAACCTAAAATGTGCCTTACTTTTATAAATGTTAAGGCTATTGACGAATTGTGCTATCGTTTTGCATTCTCATTCAGTTTTTCCGTCGATGGAGGGCGCGGTGTGCAGATCACCATCCACGATTTGGATCTGAATCCTACCACCGACTTCCTGTACATCCGTGCTGGAAACATTGAAGATGTCGAAGAGAAGGGACCGGTGCTGACGGGGACCTACACGGAACCGATACGGTTTCTGATCCCTCAAACGACGTACTTCACCATCCACTTTGTCGCCCAACAAGATCCGGATGGTGAACAGAAGCATCGAGGGTTTCAGCTGTCCTACGCCCCGTTCGGTGAGATGGTATCGCCGACGACACCGACCACGACAGAGATCATAGTGCCGCAGGAAGAGCTCCAGTGGACGACCAAGGAGATCGTCATGACCCCGACGATGATGGAACTGCAGAGCACCTGGTCAGAGATCAAGGAAGCGTTGTCGAACGCGAGCAACATGTACATCGAGAGCCGCAACCTGAGCTACATGCCAAGTCGGTGGGTAGCCCTGCGGCCGATAACCTCTTTTGTATTACGAATTAAAACTATGTCGTTCCCAAACAGGCCGTTTGATGTTAAGCTGCTCGCCCGCAAGTGTCCGGACACATGGCGTAACCATGAGAACTGCGTCAGCCTGGAATTTGCCGTACCGCTGCGTCCGATTTTATACGAACCAtcgtacgacgacgacgggctGGACATGGGTTTTGGCAACAAGTTCCTGCAGAAGGGTTTCATCTCGATCGTGACGACGGAAGCCACCGAGCCGCAGTACGAGCTGGATGTAGCGCATCTGGACGAAATGTGGAACGAGTTTGGCCAGATGGCGGTACAACGGGCCGGGTACGATGGCTACATTATGCCCGAAAGTGGCCGCATTCTGCTCACCTGGATCGGCATCAGTCTGGCGATCGTGGGCACGTTCCTATTTGTGCTGTACATGATTTGGAAGATTGACATCTTTAAGGACTACCGACGGTGAGGATTGTTCACCTTCGATTAGACCAGGTCTTTATTGGTCTGACAAACACTTCCCTCTTAGGATTTCCCGGACGAGTCACGCCGTGGCGCCGGACGACGACAAGAACGAGCTGAAAAAGAAGGAGTTCGACATATCGATGTTCCCTTCACCCCATCAGGTAGTGCCAACGTTCTTCCCGACCGGTGAACCTTACGGTCCAGATGCCGAAGCACAATACGGTGAGTTGATCCAATTATCCGGTTCGGATAAATGATGAGGATCGTTGGTCCAAACATGACACACCATTCAGCATCTCCTTCCGTTTGCTTCCTGCACCTAATATGCCAATCCAACCGGAGGGTGATAAATATtacactttaaagcacctgaGCTGACAGAGCGCAAAATTAACTAAAATCAATGGCCACACTTTTGCAAAATCTTCATCACGTCTTATTACCGACTGTGTTTTTCCCTGTCTTCTCCCACGATGCCAGCGTACGACAACACGACGATGAGCCAATGGCCGGAGGACTTCAGcgaacccaagtatcccgaaacctCGTTCGGCGGTGGTCCGCCTCAGCGCACCAGCCAGCAGCGGACAACCGGTCTAGCCCGGCCGTACGAACCCGTCTCGCCGATGGACCTATCAACCGCTCCGATGGATTTTAATGGTACGTAAATCGGTACCAAACATGGGCCCCGAAAATGTGCACGGGATGGTAATTTAGTAGTATCAACAGTGGCGTTTGTTAAACGTTGGTACCGTTGGTTGATCCTGACAGAAATTGGCCTGATTTgagttgattgtttttaaggAAAATATCGGCACAGCACGAAaggatttcatttttgttttgtttaattttcgttttcctccttccttttTATGTTCCTCTTGGACCGTAAACTCGGACAGATTCCCCCCGAATGCCGCGTTCGTCGGCTGGCAACAGGGGTAATCCATTTTTATCGCCACCCGGAGGAGGACCACGGACGTCCACTGGCAACCCGCCGCCCGGCCTTCGGTAATAAACTGGCCGGACgagttaattaaaaatatgcgAAACAACCCCGAACGGTCTTGGCACATTAAGCGCGACGGGGACGGGTGAGGGCGTGTGTGATAAGAGTGGACGGTGTGGTCTTGgcgaaaaatatataacaaaATTACGATCGGTGTATAAAATATCttgttcgcttttttttctcccttttgctGCATCATCAACAAACGTATCCTTGCTGTGTCCTTCCACGGGTAATAGGCTCTGTGTATAGATGTtggttctgttttcttttaagtATGATGCAAAATTCGTTCAAAACACTCTCCGTCCCGGCATATCGAACAGAAACGCGTGCTCCGGTAAGAGAGAaatcaattaattaattttatgacGTTAATCTCCAATCAAACCCGTCCGAAGGTGGACCTTCCCTGGTCAGGTGTGGGGAGAGGGTGGGGTTTTAAGTTCAGCGTCAATCAGAAATCGATCCAATTTTTCGGCCGTTCAATTATCCGTCCACTGCTGCACGCGGCCAATCAAAATCTCCTCCACATCCAAGCAGGCAATCTCCGTTCGGCAACTCATCAGCGCCTTAGCGTTCAtcaggatggaaaaatggttcGTTTCGTGTCCGACAGCCTCGTCGGATCATTTTCCATACCGATATCGTACCAGCCTGTGCAGAAAGTGCATTACGGGTGGTGATCATTAAAGAAACGAAACACCTTCTCCGTGGTGGAGTGTTCCACATAAACGTAATAGTTTTCGTTGTTCCTTTGCAACGTATCCAGCCTTCCCGCATGGCATCGAGAGCGTTGGTCgatatttaaataaagttttcaTTCCTTCGTTTACCGCAAATTAAAGTCCCATTCAACATTGACCCACAGGACGATGCAACAGAAGCAAACCAGTGCTCATAAccgcatttaaaaaaatatataaaaacgGTAGAGATTGTTAAAAACGTGGAACCATGTTCTTGAAGGTGATAATGAATCCCGTGTACCGTACACGGTTCGTTTGTTCGCCACtccttgtttttaatttctttcttGCGCTCCCGTCTGATTACAAGTATTGGGTAATTGGAATAATACATAATAAGCGACAATGATAATAATTTCCAGCAGCGTAAAATTGTTTGGGGCGGTTCGTGTTGATGTCTTGCCTTGTGGTGTCCTCAGGAGCAGATCGACCTGCGCCGAACCCGGACAGCATTTCCGGAGAAATCAGTTCCattggttttggtttgatgTTTGAGCGCTTGTGCCACTGCTGCCATTACATTTGGCCATTCCGTAAATGAAATCAattcttgtatttttttccatttatctATTGCATGCTTTTCAAAGGAAAGGGATAATGACTGCATAATGCTACTGAATGAAATTGAGTTGAGTAGTTAAGGTTTACGGTTTACGTAAAAACTctggaaaaggaaagcgaCAATGGATtcgtaaaatattttgaacatttaaataaatcaCTTAAATTTACGATGATGAAAAAATTTCCCAAAAACCCTTTTTTGTAACTAATatataattgaattaaaaaaaaggatggataaaattttaattaaattaaaataatcttaAAATCaagatattttttatcatatcaTATGTTGAGTATAAATTTTCAACTTCTATCTAATTCAAATCAACaattactcttttaccattaAAACTAATGAATTATTTGAAACTACAATTTTAATTAGAAAGCTTTTTCTaccaaattatttttttttaatagttcATGCTAATTCTACAATATACTATACAGCTaaatcgaaatcgaatgaATCTACACCAGAAAATGAGAAACGCTCTTTTTTAACAATTAACATTTCGCCTTATTTGGCTTAATCTAGAGTTTTATTGGAAACGGACCCCAGACGAACAAACTAGAGAccaaaaatatttaacaattatttattttaaaacaaaaaaacagctaCCTGCTGTAGGCTATAACCGATTgctatataaaaatatatgctTGACTCAACGCTTTTGCTAGGTTCTTTTCTCAGGACGTCTTACAAAGcgagtttcgtttcgtttgcagTAATAGTCATTAGTTCGGCTCTGTTATGgcgtttaaattttttaaattagtgCGCAACATATAATATAAGGGTGACTAAATGCTACCGTATTTCCATGTTCCTAAAGGGGGAGACAATTTTAGTTCCGGCTCTAGAGCGTTTAtctacacatacacactcacactgaTGGAGACGAGGAACTAAACGTTCGTTATTGTATCATCGTTTGGCTTTGTATTGACTTCAGGGTTCAgtaaccatttttatttccctatATATAACAACTATTTGTTTCTCGAGTGTACTATAAAATAGCGCTAAAAATTGACTTCGTTcggtaacttttttttttacttcgggTCACCGGTACCTAGTAGAAAGAAGCTATATAAAAATAGGCAGGAAAAGGTAAAGAAACGTAAGGTAGAGTTTCGAAAAAGGTTAGCCAGTTAATCGAGAAAGGAGAATAAAGCTAATGAAATTACGTTCAACAAACCCATCCCACAGTAATTCCAACAGGCTAGTATACTTTTCGTAACAACAAGATAGCAATAACATTTAGTTTCAGTTAGATTAGGTTCTTGggttggggttttttaaatttttccttaAAGGGattttttctgtaattttcCGTTCAATCATTTGTCACCGATGTGTCCATTGTACCGCCTTTGCcgcatttggaaaaaaatctaCATCGAAGACGGATTATTATTGCATTGAAGATGCATCCTCAGTTTCTCTGGATAAACCGGTAGATTCTAAACAGCACCACGTTCTACGCCCTTGTCAGGTTTtggggttgttttgtttttttactttaggCCACACTTTAGGTATCATGCAGTAGCGCACCGACGACATAATCCGGCGACGGTTTCTCCGCCGTCCGGTGCACGGTGATACCCTTATTTTCTATTGCTTTCTTGGTGCTCGGCCCGATGGCAATGATCCGCTTGCCAGTCAGGTCTAGCCGATGCTTTTCGAACACGTGCGCACAGTAGTTGATACCGGACGGGCTGAAAAAGAGTAAACTATCGATCGTTCGATCTTTGTTCGCGTCCCCGTCAGACCGAAACAGGGCGACCAGATTGCGCTCCAGGTCGCGATGTGGCACCGTTTCGTACACTTCCACCGAGTCGAGCGAGTAACCGTACTCGGAGAGCTTATTCTGCAGCACATCCTGCTTGAGGTTACCACAGGGAAAGAGAAAGGGCATGGTGACGGTTTTATTGTACAGATCGGTCTTGATGAAATCCGCCAGATTGCTTGCGTTCCCCGAGTGGTGTCCTTTTGTGTCGAGATCGAGAGATCGCTGGATCAAATCGCGGGATGTTTCGCCGACCGAGTAGTTCTCCAACGTTTTCCAGTCGTCCTTTAGCTTCTGACCACGTACTGCATCCCGAACGGCCGTTATGCTACGCGGGCTGGTGAATATGAGACCGGAGTACTTGTACGGCGATAGCAGCCGATCCCGCAGCACCTCCAGATTCTTGAAGGAAAAATCGAGCGTCGGAATAAACACTGGTTCGAAACCGTGCTTCTCCAGCAGAGCACCGTAATTGTCCGAGTTTTCACTTTCGGATTTTAATATCACCACCACCTTTTTCATTGCTTTGCACTGTCTTTAGTCCTGGGGTGCAACGTGTACAGTTGCTAATTTTCTACTGCACCTCGATAACCTTTGCTGTACCAGCAGCAAACGATTGCAAAATTGGTGCAGATTATGTGCGAAGTAAATTTTCACCAGATatcgatgtttttgttttgctttactACCCCGATTTGACAGCTACATGATATCCAAGTAAACAAACATACGGTACGATGATTCCGATTCGTTTCAAGAGCGTattgttaaataaaattgatttcgCTGCTCGTGGTAAAATAATATTCGTGCTATAAGATGGTATCAAAATTATTAGCCTTTGATGAAGGAtacttaaataatttttaaaacaagtgtGTTAACGGCACGGTCCTGGAACAGTCGACTATGTGATATAAACTTattcacccttgaaaggttgAACTGTTTACGTTTTGCACCGCAAACAGCATGCCATGCTTCTCAAATAATTTACGATCcaaaacatgaaaagaaattGTTCCACAGAATTTTAGAAGTAAAGGACACTCAGCCATAGAGtttcaaaatttatctttttttttattcaaaacaaagcaagagTTTTACTCAACGATTGACCCTTTTCCGGTACAACTTTAGCCACTTTCCTCGGTTCTTTGATCAGCGTTACGGGACACTGAACTTCCGTCCAGCAGACCGGCACCATTGGTatcgtttcggcacccgagtTGGCTCGCGAACTAGGCGAAATGGCCACCACAACCCCAAGCTCGTTATCAGCCGTGGAAAGATGAAAAACATTCAGCTCAATTTGATGGAGTACACGCGCTAGGATGATATCTCCCGGACGGAAACATTTGTGCATTTCCACCCGATCAACCTCCGTCGCACGAACGTCTTCTTTACGAATGATCCCTCGGAAGCCTCGATTGAGGGCCGTTTTACCAATGCACAAGATGCGACATTTGGCTAGACGATGCTGCACTCCGGTAATCCTTGCCGTTACGATGTCGCCTATAACAGGTACCGtggcaccaccaccaaacgAAACCACCGAGATGTAGGTATTTTTTTCACGTTTCTTCATCCGCACAATGCCGGCCAGTGTGGCGTGCACGTAGCCGAGCTTTTCGTAGGTACCCTCGCTGGCCACTACGAACTCCGATGCGGCGCACAACACTTGTCCAGGAACGCATATTAATGcttgttctttatttttttcactcatttttGTGAACGTTCCGAAACCGCACCGGTGGGCCAGCGAAATTTTTAGGATAAAGAAgttggtaaataaaataaacagacaACATTGAGTTTGACGTTTCGGTCAAggtgtttaaaatttcatcaggTAGGGCAATCAGGTAATTTTGTTCCAAAGCAATCTATTTTTGGAACATTATAAAAGTAATCCAATGTCACAATGATTTCAAAAATGGCCGTTGAACAAAAGTATAAACAgtcaaacacaaacaatttatctaaatagataaaattttgattttattccgTTGACATTGCCCAGATAGTTGAGCTCCATGCTGCTTTGGATTTAAGTATATTTACATGCATATATGTTGCTGAATGCCGcaaatagaaaataacataacatatcaatgattttttttatttaccggTACTCATGAACCCAACGTGAAGTATTGCGTTATTGTCATTAAAAGCATAATATTGGCCATTTGTGCTACTCTAGAGCCCCAAAGAGTTTTAAAATATGACTCAGTTAATAACGTTTATTCTAATGTTATTTGAGCAGTACATTTCATAGGTTGGACATTTTACCTTTAATTTTCAATACGATAAACGATAAAGTAAAATGTGAACAACGATCTTGATAATTAGTGATTAAAGCTTGCCTTTGTTGATCTCAGAAACATGTGCCCACAGCCTGGTTAAACCTGAAGGCTGCTAAATCCcctattttttctcttcacctATTCTAAAAGGATAACTTGTTTGCTTAAAGTGTCTGTTCGACAGAAggcttaattaaaaatttaactgATTCCATTTTGATTCTGCAATTCATAGTATCATGGAACAATTCTATTGTTCCctgtttcatttcatcaaTTCTATTCTTAACCAGAAAAGCACAATACAGATACCGCAGTGAATAAATCATCtcaaataaaatttgcctTCGCATTATTCGTGCATGCATCAACAAATTAAGACATTTACTGTCGCCTGAAATCTAAAACCTGTAAATTCGGATTGTAAAATTTGGATTCACTGTAATATACTCTCTGTAGCACTAACTTTTTTCAGTGTCATACAAACCTTGCCTCTCACTCTCCAAATGCGGTGCCAAATGGCTCTCGCAGAAAACGCAAACCATGTTGAAGTTCGGCTCCATGCTGGAACCCGAGCATGCTTGTGGGCTACGCCGAGGAATAAAAACAGCGTTCCCCTCTAGGATACAAACTCAGTCGTTGGCGGGATTCCAATCTAACCGGAACGGTAGTAGCACGTGCGCTTCGAGCCAATTCACCCGGGCCTTCCGGGAAGTCGCTGTACAACTCCCGTTCGTCAACCCAAAAACGACACGTGCGTGTGCGTGCAATTGCGTATCCGGAAGCGAGCGCTGAGCCATCCCTGTCATCATCGAATTACATATCAAGCACGTCGTCCATCCTGCGTTCCCATATCGTCCACATCAAAACCCCTGCCCCCTTCAGTTGGCGTAAAGCTGATTATGTGGTAAACGGTGCCGGCCGGTGGAGCGTTGTGTTTTGTGAAACCCGACCACGACACACGATTGTCCCGTGGCAATTCGTCAGTTGTCACCGAGTGGGACTTGTCCACTGCTGGATTTGGCTTACACATTAAACATAATAACcattaatttattacattAACGCATCAAACCATCGCGCTCCCAGTGTGACGTCAGGCAGAGCAAGGAGTGGTGAAGTGAAGTTTGTGCGAGTTGAGGAGAGTTTGTGTTTCTGTTGATAGCATTGAAGTGAGTGAAGCCGCCGACGGCCATCTCCAATCCTCCCCATCCCTCCTTCCTCCACTTCGAGGCCCCTTGTGGTGTGTTTGCGGTGGGAGCGAAGCATAAAGAACAACCCAACCTAACGCAACCGCCAACCGGCAGCACAGAAATGAGTTCAAAAGCATTACCAAATCTATTTATGCTATCAGCGGCGGTAATTGTGTTGATGGCGGTGCTGATCGCCGGACCGCAGCCGGTGGTCGCCAACGACAGCCAGAATATTAACCGGCTGCTCAACAATCAGGTGATTGTCAGTCGGCAGATCATGTGCGTCCTGGAGAAGAGCCCGTGCGATCAGCTCGGTCGTCAGTTGAAAGGTAACGTACCGCAATAGACGTTAAATGTGGCATTAGTTTCCGATGTACTTATGGTAGTAGTCAATCTTTCAATCGTCTGATGATGGCTACCTTGGTAACAAACCATTGGTTTTCTTACCAAATAAGActttgttaaattttaaacgCTTTGTTTTGGCTTCTCCTCTTATCTTGATTATATTTGGTTGGAAAACCCCTCTTATTTTGATTATATTTGAGTGTTATGTACGAATGTTTAAATGCacataatacatttttttaaataattatgaTTGTTGAATATTCTACAGTTTCAaaggttttcttccttttcgtttgataATATATCATGTAAAATTGTTTTcggcaaatatttgaaacaattgaaatttgaaacaatgtttatacaatttttcaattcaaagtGGTCGTTCGTAGTCATTATACGTTAGTTGTTTTGGCTTCATccacatcatcattatcatgaTTGTTTTGGAATTTCCATTTAAGGAATTTAGAAGGAGAAGAGGAGAAAAATTACATAatgttttgttatcttttttacTATCTGATAATAATTGACAGGAAATTATTCATACTcgggaaacatttaaaatcatgttttaaaccatttgcCAATTATTATGTCAAGAAAGTGATTTTGAAACATCCCCTTAAATGAGCTAATGGGACTTCAGCGCAGAAAACATGATTGTAAATAAGTGCTGTTCATCAGCCGCGCTAAATATCTAGTACAGCAAAACACCTCGTCCGAATCTGTCACCAAGTTCTACGAGGGAATTTTCCTTTTAACGCCAATCACCACCAACGCAGTAACAAACAACGTCCAGCGTGCCACTTTGGTGTCGACTCTCAGTTGTCATCCATTTTCCGTCCTCTTGATCTCTAGACCCTCGGGGAAATCGGTCAAACAACGTTTCCCGCCCAGAGCAGAATAAAATTCCAAGAAAGCGGAAAGGTGCCGGAAAAATCGgatctgtatgtgtgtgggtgtgagtGGGCAGATGGCGGACggaaattttctaaaaaagcACATCCGGCTCGAAGGACTAAAGCAAACAAAGGCCTTAGTCAACAAAAACCGAGCACCAATCTCAGGGAATTCATTAACGGTCCTCATAATGAAGTGAAATAGGAAGAGATTATGTTGGATTatgtttgaattgttttgctgGCCCGTTCGGTTAGGCTGTGTTGGTCCtggtgttattttgtttgcattttaaagTCGTGCAAtaatagttaaaaaaaatagaagcaaatCATGGTGGGGACTGATTTAAGTAAAAAATGGTACCAGTTTTTTAACAATGTGCCACTGGTACATGATTCGAAGAGCTTTTCTCCCATCCAACtgagtattattttttatttcctttcgttcggcTGGAGTAAAGCACCAGGCGCCCCCATAATGAATTTAAACGAGTGCGTAGCTAACAATACCATGTTCTACCtagaaaaacattttgttgGTAATTGGATTGAAAACTGCACTGCCAACTTTCGAAGCAAATTTTGCGAAAGTTTCACTGATTTGCGCACTGTAGACTATTGTCCgcgatgaaagtttgatgctCATTAATTTTACACTCCAGCGGGAAAACTTTATCCGATGGACATGGTTTTGCATTCCCGATATGACTCGtatgtttcatgttttcgtttcatatCGTGAGCCTCATTTGTTAGGTGCTTTCTACGTGCTGGTTCGATGTtgttattcaatttttaatcCCCTATTACCAATACGAAGGTAGTAAAATCTAAGAGAATTAAAACACTTCCGCGTACGTGATCGCAATTCGTA
Coding sequences within:
- the LOC131262783 gene encoding putative odorant-binding protein A10, coding for MSSKALPNLFMLSAAVIVLMAVLIAGPQPVVANDSQNINRLLNNQVIVSRQIMCVLEKSPCDQLGRQLKAALPEVIQRNCRNCSPQQAQNAQKLTNFLQTRYPEVWAMLIRKYGAV
- the LOC131262947 gene encoding uroporphyrinogen-III synthase isoform X1, coding for MKKVVVILKSESENSDNYGALLEKHGFEPVFIPTLDFSFKNLEVLRDRLLSPYKYSGLIFTSPRSITAVRDAVRGQKLKDDWKTLENYSVGETSRDLIQRSLDLDTKGHHSGNASNLADFIKTDLYNKTVTMPFLFPCGNLKQDVLQNKLSEYGYSLDSVEVYETVPHRDLERNLVALFRSDGDANKDRTIDSLLFFSPSGINYCAHVFEKHRLDLTGKRIIAIGPSTKKAIENKGITVHRTAEKPSPDYVVGALLHDT
- the LOC131264409 gene encoding uncharacterized protein LOC131264409 yields the protein MVRSCSQVRFRTALERLSISLNLTDFVNLVQGMVSNNAAQAQEQLNGEDLPDVPPVVNDKAADGSLLDDYVNCPPDDANDGAQGEPTLPDSDKGPTNVIRTKFDDYPPLIKVRDDRVLKAGIGMRPGPFDEPKIIYDQQDIELLDVTDSVTLDDVRRVFVNVADDNIEGSGGDEPQKEPEVVTETREEILIHVSQQKPLRIVDSKQALEESDVEEQGPLKHLDAKTLYDLLEGETREQGVRKYFENHPDEIILSSPEYPNPYPLEWNEMKNFSVDGGRGVQITIHDLDLNPTTDFLYIRAGNIEDVEEKGPVLTGTYTEPIRFLIPQTTYFTIHFVAQQDPDGEQKHRGFQLSYAPFGEMVSPTTPTTTEIIVPQEELQWTTKEIVMTPTMMELQSTWSEIKEALSNASNMYIESRNLSYMPSRPFDVKLLARKCPDTWRNHENCVSLEFAVPLRPILYEPSYDDDGLDMGFGNKFLQKGFISIVTTEATEPQYELDVAHLDEMWNEFGQMAVQRAGYDGYIMPESGRILLTWIGISLAIVGTFLFVLYMIWKIDIFKDYRRISRTSHAVAPDDDKNELKKKEFDISMFPSPHQVVPTFFPTGEPYGPDAEAQYAYDNTTMSQWPEDFSEPKYPETSFGGGPPQRTSQQRTTGLARPYEPVSPMDLSTAPMDFNDSPRMPRSSAGNRGNPFLSPPGGGPRTSTGNPPPGLR
- the LOC131262947 gene encoding uroporphyrinogen-III synthase isoform X2; this encodes MKKNLEVLRDRLLSPYKYSGLIFTSPRSITAVRDAVRGQKLKDDWKTLENYSVGETSRDLIQRSLDLDTKGHHSGNASNLADFIKTDLYNKTVTMPFLFPCGNLKQDVLQNKLSEYGYSLDSVEVYETVPHRDLERNLVALFRSDGDANKDRTIDSLLFFSPSGINYCAHVFEKHRLDLTGKRIIAIGPSTKKAIENKGITVHRTAEKPSPDYVVGALLHDT
- the LOC131263751 gene encoding exosome complex component CSL4, whose amino-acid sequence is MSEKNKEQALICVPGQVLCAASEFVVASEGTYEKLGYVHATLAGIVRMKKREKNTYISVVSFGGGATVPVIGDIVTARITGVQHRLAKCRILCIGKTALNRGFRGIIRKEDVRATEVDRVEMHKCFRPGDIILARVLHQIELNVFHLSTADNELGVVVAISPSSRANSGAETIPMVPVCWTEVQCPVTLIKEPRKVAKVVPEKGQSLSKTLALF